A section of the Elusimicrobiota bacterium genome encodes:
- a CDS encoding adenylate kinase, with product MIVILIGTPGSGKGTQSSVLCEHFAFTHLSTGDIFRAEMAAKSDIGRKAAEYVNSGKLVPDEVVTEMVAGKLSDPQGGRYLLDGFPRNLAQAQALSGLLAQRKAAVDLVLFLNLSPADAMKRLTSRRICGGCGEVFNVLSRPPQAEGKCDKCGKDLIQREDDSEATARKRLMVYEDLTRPLVAYYKAEGALQEVDGASSPETVAAALAEIVAPQLGAR from the coding sequence ATGATCGTCATACTGATCGGGACGCCGGGCTCGGGAAAGGGGACGCAATCGTCCGTCCTCTGCGAACACTTCGCCTTCACGCATCTGTCCACGGGAGACATCTTCCGCGCCGAGATGGCCGCCAAGAGCGACATCGGGCGCAAGGCCGCGGAATACGTCAACAGCGGCAAACTGGTCCCTGACGAGGTCGTCACTGAGATGGTGGCCGGCAAGCTCTCCGACCCGCAGGGGGGGCGCTACCTGCTCGACGGTTTCCCGCGCAATCTGGCCCAAGCCCAGGCCTTGTCCGGCCTGCTGGCGCAGCGCAAAGCGGCCGTGGACCTGGTCCTGTTCCTGAACCTCAGCCCGGCGGATGCCATGAAGCGGCTGACCTCGCGACGCATCTGCGGCGGCTGCGGAGAGGTCTTCAACGTCCTGAGCCGTCCCCCCCAGGCCGAGGGCAAATGCGACAAGTGCGGCAAGGACCTGATCCAGCGCGAGGACGACTCCGAGGCCACGGCGCGCAAGCGGCTGATGGTCTACGAGGACCTCACCCGGCCTCTGGTCGCCTACTACAAAGCCGAAGGGGCGCTCCAGGAGGTCGACGGCGCGAGCAGTCCCGAGACGGTCGCCGCCGCCCTGGCCGAGATCGTGGCGCCGCAGTTGGGTGCGCGGTAG